In Phaseolus vulgaris cultivar G19833 chromosome 10, P. vulgaris v2.0, whole genome shotgun sequence, a single genomic region encodes these proteins:
- the LOC137816160 gene encoding uncharacterized protein: protein MAASKVEQERMQADLATSQVRNDKLHRANEELRRGWRGRDEPEAASPPREFTTPFSQTILETAIPNTFTRPKATFTGVENPEAHLTAFHTQMLLVGGSDAVSLPEGHVTSFAQLSQLFREQYLTNRTPAPVSYDLFDVKQFQGETLKEYISHFGAQVVKVGTTEEPMIVYAFRKGVRPGSFSKTLNCSRPKTFAEIRRRAVEHIASKGEAYEKCTTTAPARPKAQIRTQPVRVHQAATERKHLDRMRAYEPRRTQPRGRAEERREGNRPPRHNFVMELKDLIVVPNIADRLRPSVKSDKVLGPHKESWCEFHEAFGHHINNCLALGHQLDEVVKNGFLKDYLVEKQTGQSSVSQPTSGEGQQHEVPIHGEVHTIAGGFSSGGCTASQRKKYVRSIMSVEAFEDHSPDVDFTFTKEDLRDVMPHDNDPILISLVTAGRMVHRALVDQGSSADVMFCPTFEKLQLSLDHLRPYGGCLYGFAGDQVEVRGYIELRTTFTDVAVSRTEKIRYLVVNAPSAYNILLGRPTLNRIGAVPSTRHMKVKLPSMEGVVITIRSDQKEAKKCYENSLRNRRSVCHVSTTPPPGACPRQENLRVGTTLQVIAEGDVEMPDMPRIDPNFLSHHLAMDPQVKSVRQRRRKFNEERRQAIKEETQKLLAAGHIKEVQYLEWLANVVLVKKSNGRW from the exons ATGGCAGCCTCAAAggtggagcaggagcgcatgcaggcggatctggCAACCTCTCAAGTAAGAAACGACAAGCTCCACCGCGCCAATGAGGAATTACGCCGTGGGTGGCGTGGCAGAGATGAGCCTGAGGCTGCATCCCCACCCAGGGAATTCACAACACCGTTTTCGCAAACAATTCTGGAGACAGCGATTCCCAATACGTTCACAAGACCCAAAGCGACCTTCACGGGGGTGGAGAATCCTGAGGCAcacctcacggcgttccacacacagatgttgctggtaggcggttcagacgccgtgag cctcccagagggccacgtcacgtccttcgcccaactttcacaactattcagagagcagtatctAACCAACAGAACTCCCGCCCCAGTCTCGTATGATCTTTTCGACGTCAAGCAATTCCAAGGCGAAACCCTAAAAGAATACATAAGCCAttttggggcacaagtggtgaAAGTGGGCACCACGGAGGAACCCATGATTGTATACGCATTCAGGAAGGGGGTACGTCCCGGATCTTTCAGTAAAACGCTTAACTGCAGCCGCCCCAAAACTTTCGCTGAAATAAGGCGACGAGCGGTAGAGCACATTGCCTCAAAAGGTGAGGCgtacgagaagtgcacgacCACTGCACCCGCGCGGCCCAAGGCACAGATACGTACGCAACCTGTTAGGGTTCACCAAGCCGCCACGGAGAGAAAACACTTAGACAGAATGCGCGCCTACGAGCCAAGGAGGACCCAGCCTAGGGGTCGAGCAGAGGAAAGGAGAGAAGGAAACAGGCCACCGAGGCACAACTTTGTGATGGAACTCAAAGATCTGATCGTggtgcccaacatagccgacaggttgaggccgtcggtgaagtctgacaaggtgctgggaccccacaaggaatcatggtgcgaattccacgaagcaTTTGGGCATCATATTAACAATTGTTTGGCGCTGGGTCACCAGTTGGATGAAGTCGTAAAGAATGGCTTCCTGAAGGACTACTTGGTGGAGAAGCAGACAGGACAATCGTCAGTTTCGCAACCGACGAGTGGCGAGggacagcagcacgaggtgcccatccacggcgaggtccacaccatagCGGGTGGGTTCTCGAGCGGTGGGTGTACTGCGTCACAACGCAAGAAGTATGTTAGGTCCATAATGTCAGTAGAGGCTTTTGAGGATCATTCGCCCGATGTGGACTTCACGTTCACCaaagaagatctcagggacgttatgccccacgacaacgaccccattTTGATCTCGctagtcacggcgggaaggatggtTCATCGAGCATTGGTcgatcaagggagctcggcagatgtgatgttctgccCAACTTTCGAGAAGTTACAGTTGTCCCTAGACCATCTGAGGCCGTATGGGGGCTGCCTATATGGCTTTGCtggtgaccaagtggaggtcaggggataCATTGAGTTAAGAACGACATTCACAGATGTGGCGGTTTCGCGaacagagaagatcaggtacctggtcgtgaatgccccctcagcatacaacatcctgttagggaggccaacactcaacaggatAGGAGCTGTACCCTCCACTAGGCATATGAAGGTCAAGCTCCcttcgatggaaggggtggttatcaccattcgctctgatcaaaaggaggcaaaaaagtgctatgaaaacagcctcagAAATAGGCGATCAGTGTGCCATGTAAGCACAACGCCACCCCCTGGTGCATGCCCCAGACAGGAGAACCTGCGAGTAGGCACTACACTTCAAGTAATCGCTGAAGGGGATGTGGAGATGCCAG ATATGCCGAGAATTGATCCCAACTTTTTGTCCCATCATTTGGCCatggacccccaagtcaagTCGGTCCGtcaaagaagaaggaagttcaatgaagaaaggaggcaggcgatcaaagaGGAAACACAAAAACTCCTCGCCGCGGGCCACATAAAGGAAGTGCAGTATCTGGAGTGGCTCGCTAATGTTGtgttggtgaagaagagcaatgggagaTGGTga